One Pullulanibacillus sp. KACC 23026 DNA segment encodes these proteins:
- the eno gene encoding phosphopyruvate hydratase, producing the protein MPMIKDVYAREVLDSRGNPTVEVEVYLESGIIGRAMVPSGASTGEYEAVELRDGDKSRYLGKGVLKAVDNVNSIIAPELEGYNALDQVAVDQALIALDGTENKGKLGANAILGVSMAVAHAAAGYLEIPLYRYLGGFAGKTLPTPMMNILNGGEHADNNVDFQEFMVMPVGAETFPEALRMGSEIFHSLKKVLQEKGLNTAVGDEGGFAPNLGSNEEAIQTILEAIEKAGYKPGEQVAIAMDVASSELYQDGKYNLKGEGIVKTSEEMIDLYEELCNKYPIISIEDGLDENDWEGWKKLTERLGKRVQLVGDDLFVTNTEKLAEGIEKGIGNSILIKVNQIGTLTETFEAIEMAKRAGYTAVVSHRSGETEDTTIADIAVATNAGQIKTGAPSRTDRVAKYNQLLRIADRLGEQGVYAGRTAFYNFKK; encoded by the coding sequence ATGCCAATGATTAAAGACGTATATGCTCGCGAGGTGCTTGATTCCCGCGGGAACCCAACTGTTGAAGTTGAAGTTTATCTTGAATCTGGTATTATCGGCCGCGCCATGGTTCCAAGCGGTGCCTCTACTGGGGAATATGAAGCTGTTGAGCTTCGCGATGGGGACAAAAGCCGTTATCTTGGAAAAGGCGTTTTAAAAGCTGTTGACAATGTCAATTCAATCATTGCTCCAGAGCTTGAAGGATACAATGCACTTGACCAAGTAGCGGTTGACCAAGCTTTGATCGCGCTTGACGGAACAGAAAATAAAGGGAAACTTGGCGCTAATGCGATTCTTGGTGTTTCCATGGCTGTTGCTCATGCTGCGGCGGGTTATCTTGAAATTCCTCTATATCGTTACCTTGGCGGTTTTGCTGGTAAGACATTGCCAACACCAATGATGAACATCTTAAATGGTGGGGAGCATGCGGATAATAACGTTGACTTCCAAGAGTTTATGGTAATGCCTGTTGGGGCTGAAACATTCCCTGAAGCCTTGCGCATGGGTTCCGAAATTTTCCACAGCCTGAAGAAAGTCCTTCAAGAAAAAGGTTTGAACACAGCTGTTGGTGATGAAGGCGGCTTTGCTCCAAACTTAGGTTCTAACGAAGAAGCGATCCAAACGATCCTTGAAGCTATTGAAAAAGCAGGTTATAAGCCAGGTGAGCAAGTGGCGATCGCCATGGACGTTGCTTCTTCTGAGCTTTATCAAGATGGTAAATATAATCTTAAAGGTGAAGGTATTGTTAAGACTTCTGAAGAAATGATTGACCTTTACGAAGAGCTTTGCAACAAATACCCAATCATCTCGATCGAAGACGGTTTGGATGAAAACGATTGGGAAGGCTGGAAGAAGCTTACTGAGCGCTTAGGCAAACGTGTTCAGCTTGTTGGGGATGATTTGTTCGTAACTAACACGGAGAAGCTTGCTGAAGGAATTGAAAAAGGCATTGGGAACTCTATTCTTATCAAAGTGAACCAAATCGGTACTTTAACTGAAACTTTTGAAGCAATCGAAATGGCAAAACGTGCCGGCTACACGGCTGTTGTGTCACACCGTTCTGGTGAAACAGAAGATACAACGATTGCTGACATTGCGGTTGCAACCAACGCGGGTCAAATCAAGACAGGTGCGCCTTCTCGTACCGACCGTGTGGCTAAATACAACCAACTTCTTCGCATCGCAGATCGCTTAGGCGAACAAGGCGTTTATGCTGGAAGAACAGCTTTTTACAATTTTAAAAAATAA
- the gpmI gene encoding 2,3-bisphosphoglycerate-independent phosphoglycerate mutase, producing MSKAPRALIILDGFGCRKETMGNAVAQAKKPNFDRYWESYPHAQLRADGLYVGLPEGQMGNSEVGHMNIGAGRVVYQSLSRVNLSIKQGEFYENETLLEAMRVVKERGTKLHVFGLLSNGGIHSHIDHMFAVLKLAARENVKDVFIHGFLDGRDVAPQSAPTFIKQTLEKTKEIGVGKIATLSGRYYAMDRDNRWERIEKAYRAMVYAEGPSYTDPLELINDSYENGIYDEFVLPSVLKTDNGEPVSTIEDRDVIIFFNFRPDRAIQISQVFTNEDFRGFDRGDQFPKDIHFVCMTRFSETVNGTVAFKPTNLDNTLGEVLSQNGLTQLRIAETEKYPHVTFFFSGGREEPFPGEERILINSPKVATYDLKPEMSVYEVTDALLKEIAADKFDAIILNFANPDMVGHSGKLEPTIKAIEAVDECLGKVVDAILAKGGDAIITADHGNADEVVTLEGNPQTAHTTNPVPVIVTRKGVELRTDGKLADLAPTLLDLLGVEKSKEMDGNTLIKHEEE from the coding sequence ATGAGTAAAGCACCGCGCGCATTAATCATATTAGATGGCTTCGGCTGCCGTAAGGAAACAATGGGGAATGCCGTTGCCCAAGCCAAAAAACCAAACTTTGATCGCTACTGGGAATCCTATCCGCATGCTCAGCTTCGGGCAGATGGCTTATATGTCGGACTTCCTGAAGGACAAATGGGGAATTCTGAAGTTGGTCATATGAACATTGGCGCAGGCCGTGTGGTTTACCAAAGTCTAAGCCGCGTTAATTTGTCTATAAAGCAAGGCGAATTTTATGAGAATGAAACGCTTCTTGAAGCGATGCGTGTTGTAAAAGAAAGAGGGACGAAGCTGCACGTTTTTGGCCTTTTATCAAACGGCGGCATTCACAGCCATATTGATCATATGTTTGCTGTTCTGAAGCTTGCTGCTCGTGAAAATGTCAAAGATGTCTTTATCCATGGTTTCTTAGATGGACGAGATGTTGCGCCGCAATCCGCTCCTACTTTTATTAAGCAAACCCTTGAAAAGACGAAGGAAATTGGCGTAGGCAAAATTGCGACACTTTCTGGACGCTATTATGCGATGGACCGCGATAACCGCTGGGAACGCATTGAAAAAGCTTACAGGGCGATGGTCTATGCGGAAGGTCCTTCTTATACCGATCCGCTTGAGCTTATCAATGATTCCTATGAAAATGGGATTTATGATGAATTCGTGCTTCCTTCTGTGTTGAAAACAGACAACGGAGAGCCTGTTTCAACGATTGAGGACCGCGATGTCATTATCTTTTTCAATTTCCGTCCTGACCGTGCGATTCAAATTTCGCAGGTATTTACGAACGAAGACTTCCGCGGTTTTGATCGCGGGGATCAATTTCCTAAGGACATTCACTTTGTGTGCATGACGCGTTTCAGTGAAACGGTAAATGGAACGGTTGCCTTTAAGCCAACCAATCTGGACAACACGCTGGGTGAAGTGCTCTCGCAAAATGGCCTTACGCAGCTGCGCATTGCGGAAACAGAAAAATATCCGCATGTGACCTTCTTCTTCAGTGGCGGCCGTGAGGAACCTTTCCCTGGTGAGGAACGCATCTTGATCAATTCACCGAAAGTAGCAACCTATGATCTTAAGCCAGAGATGAGTGTTTATGAAGTGACGGATGCACTTCTTAAGGAGATTGCAGCGGACAAATTCGATGCGATCATCTTGAATTTTGCTAACCCGGATATGGTGGGGCATTCTGGTAAGCTAGAGCCGACCATCAAAGCCATTGAGGCCGTGGATGAGTGTCTCGGAAAAGTAGTGGATGCGATTCTCGCAAAAGGTGGAGATGCCATCATTACAGCTGATCACGGAAATGCGGATGAAGTGGTGACACTAGAAGGCAATCCACAAACGGCTCACACAACGAACCCGGTACCGGTTATTGTGACTCGAAAAGGGGTAGAGCTTCGTACGGATGGAAAGCTCGCCGATTTAGCCCCAACCTTGCTTGACTTACTTGGAGTGGAGAAATCCAAAGAAATGGACGGCAACACTTTAATTAAACACGAAGAAGAGTGA